From a region of the uncultured Draconibacterium sp. genome:
- a CDS encoding TonB-dependent receptor has product MRNIYALLFMALLINNTVSAQQDEKSDSIKHYQLEDIEIKSPKYNRNIFNIPAAATMVPERLIENNKVEDLTAVSAIVPNFFMPDYGSKLTSPVYIRGVGNRINTPSVGLYVDGIPYFEKSAFNFDFFDIQQIEVLRGPQGTLYGRNAMGGLINIISRQPNDERLTEITTDYGNYNQLNAQISHNQPISKSFAVLGNLGLRHNDGFFTNQYDNKKADELDSYSGRLKLLFTPGSRFKATANLQYEDSHQSGYPYAIYNDETNEISDVNYNRESGYDRKLLSSGLNLAYAADNYQIRAVSSFQSVNDEQGIDQDFTTTDLYFVTQDQDIDMFSQEINIQSYENETYEWLFGAFAFHQGLDKEVHLEMGEDQLANMPFTEYSYTKYYDNSNSGLAFFHQSTLKFGELSLTAGIRADYEKATLDYVYDRSLNGNLKNEEAFESDMDFFEILPKLAVKYSISEYLVPYATIAKGYNSGGFNSTFERDEDRSFDPERSWNYEAGIKTKWLKQRIYANLALFYIDWDNQQIYQTVPSGTGSMLTNAGKSESKGVEFEIKALPAQNFETWLAFGYNDAKFVEYEKNENEIYNGNYLPYVPRFSFNMGGNYTIAVNSGWLEQIRLHLTYNGFGKHYWKETNIAYQDYYGLLNSRISFDTKNIQLSFWGKNILDADYNSFYFQAIGNSYAQSGKPATMGVNVKVNF; this is encoded by the coding sequence ATGAGAAATATTTATGCCTTACTCTTTATGGCATTACTGATTAACAACACAGTAAGTGCCCAACAAGATGAAAAAAGCGACTCCATAAAACATTATCAGTTAGAAGATATTGAAATAAAATCGCCAAAATACAACCGGAACATTTTTAATATTCCGGCAGCGGCAACAATGGTTCCCGAGCGGCTTATTGAAAACAACAAGGTGGAAGACCTGACAGCTGTTTCGGCTATTGTTCCCAACTTTTTTATGCCCGATTACGGATCGAAACTTACTTCGCCGGTATACATTCGCGGGGTTGGCAACCGCATAAATACGCCTTCGGTAGGTTTGTATGTCGATGGTATTCCCTACTTCGAAAAATCAGCTTTTAACTTTGATTTTTTTGATATTCAGCAAATTGAAGTTTTACGTGGCCCCCAGGGAACTTTGTACGGAAGAAATGCAATGGGTGGACTGATTAACATCATTTCGCGTCAACCGAATGATGAGCGCCTGACCGAAATTACAACCGACTATGGTAATTACAACCAGCTGAATGCACAAATTTCTCACAATCAACCTATAAGCAAATCATTTGCCGTACTTGGAAACCTTGGGCTTCGACATAACGATGGCTTTTTTACCAACCAGTATGACAACAAAAAAGCTGACGAGCTCGACTCTTATTCCGGGCGTTTAAAACTACTGTTTACTCCAGGCAGCCGCTTTAAAGCAACCGCAAATTTGCAGTACGAAGACAGCCACCAAAGTGGTTATCCCTACGCTATTTATAACGACGAAACCAACGAAATCAGCGATGTAAATTACAACCGTGAAAGTGGTTACGACCGTAAGCTTTTATCATCAGGATTAAACCTGGCTTATGCTGCCGACAACTATCAAATCCGCGCTGTAAGCAGCTTCCAATCGGTAAACGACGAACAGGGAATTGACCAGGACTTTACCACCACCGATTTATACTTTGTAACGCAGGACCAGGATATTGATATGTTCTCGCAGGAGATAAATATCCAGTCGTATGAAAACGAAACTTACGAATGGCTTTTTGGCGCGTTTGCTTTTCACCAGGGGCTTGATAAAGAAGTACACCTGGAAATGGGTGAAGATCAATTGGCCAACATGCCTTTTACCGAATATTCGTACACCAAATATTACGACAACAGCAATTCAGGCCTTGCCTTTTTCCACCAGTCAACGCTCAAATTCGGAGAGTTATCGCTAACCGCCGGAATTCGTGCCGATTACGAAAAAGCAACGCTCGACTATGTTTATGATCGTTCGTTAAACGGAAATCTCAAGAATGAGGAAGCTTTTGAAAGCGACATGGATTTCTTTGAAATTCTTCCCAAACTGGCTGTAAAATATAGCATTTCCGAATATTTAGTTCCTTATGCAACCATTGCCAAAGGGTATAACTCTGGTGGTTTTAACTCAACCTTTGAACGCGACGAAGACCGTTCGTTCGATCCTGAGCGCTCGTGGAACTACGAAGCCGGAATAAAAACAAAGTGGCTGAAACAGCGTATTTACGCTAACCTCGCCCTGTTTTATATCGATTGGGATAACCAGCAAATTTACCAAACCGTGCCCAGCGGAACCGGATCGATGCTAACCAACGCCGGAAAATCGGAAAGTAAAGGTGTTGAGTTTGAAATTAAAGCATTGCCGGCACAAAACTTCGAAACCTGGCTTGCCTTTGGTTACAACGATGCAAAATTTGTGGAATACGAAAAAAACGAAAACGAAATTTACAACGGAAACTACCTGCCTTACGTTCCCCGCTTTTCGTTTAACATGGGCGGAAACTATACAATTGCAGTTAATTCAGGCTGGCTTGAACAAATTCGCCTACACCTGACTTATAATGGCTTTGGAAAACATTATTGGAAAGAAACGAATATTGCTTACCAGGATTATTACGGATTATTGAATTCACGGATCAGTTTCGATACAAAAAATATTCAGTTATCTTTCTGGGGAAAAAATATCCTTGATGCAGATTACAATTCGTTCTATTTTCAGGCCATTGGAAACTCGTACGCTCAATCGGGAAAACCGGCCACCATGGGTGTAAACGTGAAGGTAAACTTCTAA
- a CDS encoding MFS transporter yields the protein MKNSEIKKYYTLLSLYLAQSIPMSFFSTVIPVIMRMENYSLESIGYIQLIKLPWILKMLWAPMVDKTSKNKRHYRRWIIMSEAFYALIIMSVGYLNLQTDFTTIIILMVIAFTASATQDIATDAFAILILNKNERSLGNSMQSAGSFIGTMMGSGVLLIIYHYFGWLWLLRSLGLFVLFALIPVSLYNARNGKELDRSTKNVSPLEFIYFFRQKNIGGHLLLLFLFYSGIIGILTMIKPYFVDLGYDIKEIGIISGIFGTACGVLMTVPAGFMLRKKGITKAVWIFPVINVLVATFFFGLTYTNHALWLVYLGVALLWGAYAMSSVFVYTMSMQVVRKGREGTDFTIQIVITHLSSLVIAIMSGKVADVLTYRGLFAIEIGLGILLLALLPFVFRKSFYLKYEQETDKESLN from the coding sequence ATGAAGAATAGCGAAATAAAAAAATATTATACGCTGCTGAGCCTCTACCTGGCGCAGTCGATCCCGATGAGTTTTTTCTCTACGGTGATCCCCGTGATCATGCGAATGGAGAACTACTCGCTTGAATCCATCGGTTATATTCAGCTGATAAAATTGCCGTGGATTCTGAAAATGCTGTGGGCGCCGATGGTTGATAAAACCAGTAAAAACAAACGGCACTATCGTCGCTGGATCATCATGTCGGAGGCTTTTTATGCGCTCATTATCATGTCGGTTGGCTATTTAAACCTGCAAACCGATTTTACCACCATTATTATTCTGATGGTAATTGCTTTTACCGCTTCGGCAACGCAGGATATTGCCACCGATGCTTTTGCTATTCTTATTCTGAACAAAAACGAACGCAGCCTGGGAAACAGCATGCAATCGGCCGGTAGTTTTATCGGAACCATGATGGGCAGCGGTGTTTTACTCATTATCTACCATTATTTTGGTTGGCTATGGTTGTTGCGTTCGCTCGGGCTGTTTGTGTTGTTTGCGCTCATTCCGGTGTCGTTATACAATGCACGCAACGGAAAAGAACTCGATCGCTCAACAAAAAATGTCTCGCCACTGGAGTTTATCTACTTTTTCAGGCAGAAAAACATTGGCGGTCACCTGTTGTTGTTGTTCCTGTTTTATTCAGGAATAATAGGCATATTGACAATGATAAAACCCTACTTTGTCGACCTGGGTTATGACATTAAAGAAATTGGAATTATCTCCGGAATCTTCGGAACGGCCTGTGGTGTTTTAATGACGGTGCCTGCAGGATTTATGCTACGCAAAAAAGGAATTACCAAGGCGGTGTGGATCTTTCCGGTTATAAATGTGCTGGTGGCCACTTTCTTTTTCGGATTAACCTATACTAATCATGCCTTGTGGTTGGTTTATTTGGGTGTTGCGCTGCTTTGGGGAGCTTACGCCATGTCGTCGGTATTTGTTTATACCATGAGCATGCAAGTAGTTCGAAAAGGGCGCGAAGGAACCGATTTTACCATTCAGATAGTAATAACACACCTAAGCAGCCTTGTTATTGCCATAATGAGCGGAAAAGTGGCTGATGTACTTACCTACCGCGGGCTGTTTGCCATAGAAATCGGGCTGGGAATACTTTTGCTTGCCCTGTTGCCATTTGTCTTCAGAAAAAGTTTTTACCTGAAGTATGAACAAGAAACTGATAAAGAGTCTTTAAATTAG
- the hemN gene encoding oxygen-independent coproporphyrinogen III oxidase, which yields MKVSQKLIEKYNTPVPRYTSYPPANFFSPEFTPEEYVKVLEQSNSENPQNISIYIHIPFCPKICYFCGCNTHLTRDKNKMEVYVDALKKEIRMVKKLLSDDRKVSQVHWGGGTPNSLSIELVEDIMNVIHELFEFIPKPEIAMECHPAMLDKDYIDRLVALKFNRFSLGIQDFNKEVLDNVNRDPSILPEEDLVAMIRSHEGTSVNFDFIYGLPFQDEASFAKTIERAISLSPDRLVTFSYAHVPWVKKAQKILDARGLPTATKKLAMFEVGYRLLTENGYDAIGLDHFARPDDELSIAFKNKTLHRNFQGYCTRETTGQVYAFGATGISQLENAYAQNAKDTNTYVDQINSGKFTIEKGYQLSPTEKIIRHVINEVMCNYYISWEEAAQMLQTSPDVIKQSIVYDESFLAGFVEEGLLSLSKDELHVSEQGRFFVRNIAASLDPNMRNATLKFSKAL from the coding sequence ATGAAAGTATCACAAAAGTTAATAGAAAAATATAATACCCCGGTACCGAGATATACAAGTTATCCGCCGGCAAATTTCTTTTCTCCCGAGTTTACACCGGAAGAATACGTAAAAGTGTTGGAACAATCCAATTCAGAGAATCCACAGAATATTTCCATTTATATTCATATTCCGTTCTGCCCGAAGATCTGTTATTTCTGCGGCTGTAACACACACCTCACGCGCGACAAAAACAAAATGGAAGTTTATGTTGATGCGCTGAAAAAAGAGATCCGCATGGTGAAAAAGCTGTTGAGCGACGACCGAAAGGTATCGCAGGTACACTGGGGAGGCGGAACTCCAAACTCATTATCAATCGAGTTGGTGGAAGATATTATGAATGTGATTCATGAACTTTTCGAGTTTATTCCAAAACCGGAAATTGCCATGGAATGTCACCCGGCGATGCTGGATAAAGATTATATCGATCGCCTGGTTGCACTAAAATTTAACCGTTTTAGTTTGGGTATTCAGGATTTTAATAAAGAGGTGCTGGATAATGTAAACCGCGATCCGTCGATACTTCCCGAGGAAGATTTGGTTGCCATGATTCGCAGTCACGAAGGCACGAGCGTAAATTTCGATTTTATCTACGGTCTTCCTTTTCAGGATGAAGCATCGTTTGCTAAAACGATCGAGCGCGCTATTAGTCTGTCGCCCGATCGTTTGGTAACGTTCTCGTATGCACACGTGCCCTGGGTGAAAAAAGCACAAAAAATACTGGATGCACGTGGTTTGCCAACGGCAACTAAAAAGCTTGCCATGTTTGAGGTGGGTTATCGTTTGTTGACTGAAAACGGTTATGATGCGATTGGTCTCGACCATTTTGCCCGCCCCGATGACGAGTTGAGTATTGCGTTTAAAAATAAAACGCTGCACCGTAATTTCCAGGGTTACTGTACCCGCGAAACCACCGGCCAGGTTTATGCTTTTGGAGCCACCGGAATCAGCCAGCTGGAGAATGCTTACGCGCAAAATGCCAAGGACACCAATACTTACGTTGACCAGATTAACAGTGGAAAATTTACCATTGAAAAGGGTTATCAGCTGAGTCCGACTGAAAAGATCATTCGTCACGTCATCAACGAAGTGATGTGCAACTATTATATTTCGTGGGAAGAAGCGGCACAAATGCTACAAACTTCTCCCGATGTAATTAAACAAAGCATTGTTTACGATGAATCGTTCCTTGCCGGTTTTGTTGAAGAAGGACTTTTGTCGCTTTCGAAAGACGAATTGCATGTAAGCGAACAAGGACGGTTTTTTGTGCGAAACATAGCTGCCAGCCTTGATCCGAACATGCGGAATGCAACCTTAAAATTTTCAAAAGCACTATAA
- the hemG gene encoding protoporphyrinogen oxidase, producing MQKNQLNIAVIGAGLTGLTTAYYLKKFGFEVTVFEKNDQAGGVIKTHRKNGFVFESGPNTGSMSQEEAAELFEDLADDCKLEYANKSAEARWIWMGDKWHEMEMGGVKAITTPLFTWYDKFRILGEPFRKPGTDPNETIADMVRRRMGKSFLRNAVDPFLSGVYAGDPEKLVTRFALPKLYWLEQNYGSFIGGSIKQKKARKKEPPRKANRQIFSVENGLDNLIKALVKNIGDENIKLGCKNMEVNTSGNQDFSVDGKSFTHVVSTAGSHALESLFPFFPKEKMQAIDKMSYAKVTQVVLGFNNWKGIPIKSFGGLVPSEEKRDVLGILLPGSFLKNRAPENGALLSVFMGGIKRPEMFGYSDDKIKEIAEREVRDMMGLDSFEPDLSEIFRYPNAIPQYSFESEEKLQAITDLETEFKGLTLAGNMRDGIGMADRIKQGRTIANQFATDYL from the coding sequence ATGCAAAAAAACCAACTAAACATTGCCGTAATTGGGGCAGGACTAACCGGACTTACTACAGCTTATTACCTTAAAAAATTTGGTTTTGAGGTAACGGTTTTTGAAAAAAATGACCAGGCTGGTGGTGTGATTAAAACCCACCGGAAAAATGGTTTTGTTTTCGAATCAGGGCCAAATACCGGCTCAATGAGCCAGGAAGAAGCTGCGGAGCTTTTTGAAGATCTGGCAGATGATTGTAAACTCGAATATGCCAATAAAAGCGCCGAAGCACGCTGGATCTGGATGGGCGATAAGTGGCACGAAATGGAAATGGGCGGCGTAAAAGCCATCACCACTCCCCTTTTTACGTGGTACGACAAATTCCGCATTTTAGGAGAACCCTTTCGTAAACCCGGTACCGATCCGAATGAAACAATTGCAGATATGGTGCGCCGCCGTATGGGAAAAAGCTTTTTACGAAATGCTGTTGATCCTTTTCTTTCGGGCGTTTATGCCGGCGATCCGGAAAAGCTGGTAACCCGTTTTGCTTTGCCTAAACTTTATTGGCTGGAGCAAAACTACGGCAGTTTTATTGGCGGAAGCATTAAGCAAAAAAAAGCACGAAAAAAGGAACCACCACGAAAAGCAAATCGCCAGATATTCTCAGTTGAAAACGGACTGGATAACCTGATAAAAGCACTGGTAAAAAATATTGGCGACGAAAATATTAAGTTGGGCTGTAAAAATATGGAAGTAAATACATCCGGAAATCAAGATTTTTCGGTTGATGGAAAATCATTTACTCATGTTGTTTCAACTGCCGGATCGCATGCGCTGGAAAGTCTTTTCCCCTTCTTTCCGAAAGAAAAAATGCAGGCGATTGATAAAATGAGCTACGCCAAAGTTACGCAGGTGGTGCTTGGTTTTAACAACTGGAAAGGAATCCCGATTAAATCGTTTGGAGGACTGGTTCCTTCGGAAGAAAAACGTGATGTGCTGGGTATTCTGTTGCCGGGTTCATTTCTGAAAAACCGCGCACCGGAAAATGGTGCTTTACTATCGGTGTTTATGGGCGGTATTAAAAGACCGGAAATGTTCGGTTATTCTGATGATAAAATAAAAGAAATTGCGGAACGCGAAGTACGCGACATGATGGGCCTCGACAGTTTTGAACCTGATCTTTCGGAAATTTTCAGATACCCAAATGCCATTCCGCAATACAGTTTCGAAAGTGAAGAAAAACTACAGGCTATCACCGATTTAGAAACCGAGTTTAAAGGCCTCACCCTGGCCGGAAATATGCGCGACGGTATTGGAATGGCCGACCGGATAAAACAAGGAAGAACAATTGCTAACCAATTTGCTACGGATTATTTATGA
- the hemH gene encoding ferrochelatase has protein sequence MKTKTAVLLMNVGSPDKPTVPAVRKYLTEFLNDERVIDLPYLLRKFLVNAIIIPFRVKNSTNLYRQLWTKKGSPLIYISEELKQKLQEELGDNYEVFMGMRYGNPGYKAALAEIKKKGFGKLILLPLFPHHAMSTTETSLVAAQKEIKKLGINAEVSEVGQFYHDPKFIDAFAERIQQYNLKDYDHIIFSYHGLPNRHLEKCHPGIKVENCSCQNAMPEHGALCYRATVYETSRLLAAQLNLQSEQYSVGFQSRLSKNWLTPFTDELLAEKLAEGKKKILIAAPSFVTDCLETTLELGVEYGEEFLDKGGEKLQLVDSLNTEKSWVETLAYLVRKSIL, from the coding sequence ATGAAGACAAAAACAGCTGTTTTGTTAATGAACGTTGGTAGTCCCGACAAACCAACCGTTCCTGCAGTTCGGAAATACCTCACCGAGTTTTTAAACGACGAGCGTGTTATCGATCTTCCGTATCTGCTTCGTAAATTTTTGGTAAACGCGATTATCATTCCGTTCAGAGTAAAAAATTCAACCAATTTATACCGGCAGTTGTGGACTAAAAAAGGTTCGCCGCTGATTTATATTTCGGAGGAGTTGAAGCAAAAATTGCAGGAAGAACTGGGTGATAATTACGAAGTTTTTATGGGAATGCGTTACGGAAATCCGGGTTACAAAGCAGCATTGGCGGAAATTAAAAAGAAGGGCTTCGGGAAGTTGATTTTGTTGCCGCTTTTTCCGCATCATGCCATGTCAACCACCGAAACATCCTTGGTTGCTGCCCAAAAAGAAATTAAAAAGCTGGGAATAAATGCAGAGGTTAGTGAGGTTGGGCAATTTTACCACGATCCTAAATTTATTGATGCTTTTGCCGAGCGCATTCAACAATATAACCTAAAGGATTACGACCATATTATTTTTTCGTATCATGGTTTACCTAACCGGCATTTGGAAAAGTGCCATCCGGGAATTAAAGTGGAAAATTGCAGCTGCCAAAATGCAATGCCTGAACATGGTGCTTTGTGTTACCGCGCCACAGTTTATGAGACTTCGCGCTTGTTGGCTGCCCAATTAAACCTGCAGTCCGAGCAATATTCAGTAGGATTTCAGTCGCGTTTGTCGAAAAACTGGCTCACACCATTTACTGATGAACTTTTGGCAGAAAAGCTGGCAGAAGGCAAAAAGAAAATACTGATAGCCGCACCTTCGTTTGTTACCGACTGCCTGGAAACAACACTGGAACTTGGCGTTGAATACGGCGAAGAATTCCTGGATAAAGGCGGAGAAAAATTACAACTGGTTGATAGTTTAAACACCGAAAAAAGCTGGGTAGAAACACTTGCATACCTGGTTCGCAAAAGCATTTTATAA
- a CDS encoding NAD-dependent succinate-semialdehyde dehydrogenase has protein sequence MLKSINPITNEIVKTYQKHSEEGVEKIINSVDKIWHHWRSTSFHHRGQLMQNAASILRSKKQELALLMAQEMGKVKSEGIAEIEKCAWVCEYYAANAESFLENETIATQASKSYVSYQPLGTILAVMPWNFPFWQVFRFAAPTLMAGNTAVLKHASNVPGCAVAIEEIFREAGFPENVFRSLLIGSPMVENVIKHKAVKAVSLTGSTPAGKSVAALAGAELKKCVLELGGSDPYLILKDADLELAAKKCAAGRLLNAGQSCIGAKRFIVEEEVYAHFLELFTHEMNAAHFGDPFDEESTMGPMAREDLRDELHQQVVDSVNKGAEVILGGEIPHRKGAFYPPTILENVKPGMPAYEEELFGPVASVIKVKDEQEAIRVANDTDFGLGAAVFTQNLKKGEHIAEMELEAGACFVNDFVKSDPRLPFGGIKTSGFGRELSVHGIKEFMNVKTVFVK, from the coding sequence ATGTTAAAATCTATAAATCCGATAACAAACGAAATAGTAAAAACCTATCAAAAACACTCTGAAGAAGGTGTTGAAAAGATCATAAATTCAGTAGATAAAATCTGGCATCACTGGCGAAGTACATCCTTTCATCACCGGGGGCAGTTGATGCAAAATGCAGCCAGTATTTTACGCAGCAAAAAACAGGAACTGGCTTTGTTGATGGCACAGGAAATGGGTAAAGTAAAAAGCGAAGGAATAGCCGAAATTGAAAAGTGTGCCTGGGTTTGCGAGTATTATGCTGCAAACGCCGAATCATTCCTCGAAAACGAAACCATAGCCACACAGGCAAGCAAATCGTATGTTTCGTACCAGCCTTTGGGAACCATTTTAGCTGTTATGCCCTGGAATTTTCCGTTTTGGCAGGTATTTCGTTTTGCCGCTCCAACACTAATGGCGGGCAACACCGCCGTACTGAAACATGCCAGCAATGTACCGGGATGTGCCGTCGCCATCGAAGAGATTTTCCGCGAGGCAGGTTTTCCTGAAAATGTGTTTCGCTCGTTGTTAATTGGCAGCCCGATGGTTGAAAATGTGATTAAACACAAGGCCGTAAAAGCAGTTAGCCTTACGGGAAGTACACCGGCCGGAAAAAGTGTTGCCGCGCTTGCCGGTGCCGAATTAAAAAAATGCGTGCTGGAATTGGGGGGCAGCGATCCGTACCTGATTTTAAAAGATGCCGATCTGGAGCTGGCCGCAAAAAAATGTGCTGCAGGCCGTCTTTTAAATGCCGGACAAAGTTGTATCGGTGCCAAACGTTTTATCGTTGAGGAGGAGGTTTACGCGCATTTTCTTGAGCTTTTTACCCACGAAATGAATGCGGCACACTTTGGCGATCCGTTCGACGAGGAAAGTACAATGGGGCCAATGGCGCGCGAAGATCTGCGTGACGAGTTACACCAACAGGTTGTTGATTCGGTGAATAAAGGCGCTGAAGTGATTCTGGGAGGCGAAATTCCGCATCGTAAAGGCGCTTTTTATCCGCCAACCATTCTTGAAAATGTAAAACCTGGAATGCCGGCATACGAAGAAGAACTGTTTGGTCCGGTTGCGTCGGTAATAAAAGTTAAAGATGAACAAGAAGCCATACGCGTAGCCAACGACACCGATTTTGGTTTAGGAGCTGCTGTGTTTACCCAAAATCTTAAAAAAGGCGAACATATTGCCGAAATGGAACTGGAAGCCGGTGCCTGTTTTGTAAACGATTTTGTGAAATCGGACCCGCGTTTACCATTTGGTGGCATAAAAACCAGCGGATTTGGCCGCGAGCTTTCGGTGCACGGAATCAAGGAATTTATGAATGTAAAAACGGTTTTTGTAAAGTAG